One stretch of Paramormyrops kingsleyae isolate MSU_618 chromosome 4, PKINGS_0.4, whole genome shotgun sequence DNA includes these proteins:
- the LOC111845975 gene encoding insulin-like growth factor-binding protein 1 translates to MRGLFQRWLCVLFLAGVRGSPFLAAGPIRCAPCTPEKLRDCPAVAPGCAEVQREPGCGCCSVCALAKGEPCGVYTAHCGTGLRCTPKPEDPRPIHTLIHGQATCTEYTESQASQSPGDAEVNIEVALDYGSVLYMLSEDKPTDPKDLADAQESIKAKINAIRNKLVEHGPCHTELHRALDKIATTQFKLGDKFTTFYLPNCDKHGFYKSKQCETSLEGQEARCWCVSSWNGKRLPGTSDLLGQSDCQQEVAH, encoded by the exons ATGAGGGGATTGTTTCAAAGGTGGCTGTGCGTCTTGTTTTTGGCAGGGGTGCGGGGCTCGCCCTTTTTAGCAGCGGGGCCAATCCGCTGCGCACCGTGCACGCCGGAGAAGCTGCGCGACTGCCCCGCCGTGGCGCCGGGCTGCGCAGAAGTGCAGCGCGAACCGGGCTGCGGATGCTGCAGCGTCTGCGCCCTGGCCAAGGGGGAGCCGTGCGGAGTCTACACGGCGCACTGCGGCACCGGCCTGCGCTGCACGCCCAAGCCCGAGGACCCACGGCCCATACACACCCTCATTCACGGCCAGGCCACCTGCACTGAATACACTGAGAGCCAAGCCTCCCAGAGTCCAG GTGATGCCGAAGTCAACATCGAGGTAGCGCTGGACTACGGCTCCGTGCTGTACATGCTGTCCGAGGACAAGCCGACCGATCCTAAGGATCTCGCGGACGCCCAAGAAAGCATTAAAGCCAAGATCAACGCAATTAGAAATAAACTGGTGGAGCAT GGTCCATGTCACACTGAGCTACACAGGGCCCTGGACAAGATTGCAACAACCCAGTTTAAACTGGGGGATAAATTCACCACGTTTTACCTCCCCAACTGCGACAAGCACGGCTTCTACAAATCCAAGCAG tGTGAGACGTCTCTGGAGGGCCAGGAAGCCCGCTGCTGGTGTGTGTCCTCCTGGAATGGGAAGAGACTCCCTGGGACCAGTGACCTACTGGGCCAATCTGACTGCCAACAGGAAGTCGCCCACTGA
- the LOC111845968 gene encoding uncharacterized protein — MYGLEPIEECEEPEEDSFLMVRRPSRRSHSLVKHSTPAQPEESRFTVGSDLAGTETASSDFSQATRSRRTSPGRVHPTPLPSVEEGGDSGRSHSVSSSHLQVDVSRAAEDAPEAEEAEDAGTFPRQPSEETPTQTVSPSLIYDALEDTADTPMDVSGKHRKAQPIRRKRMRSVDHQLPPKKKKRAERSGLEVPEWLITLMKDIEDATKHELVIE; from the exons ATGTATGGTCTAGAACCCATTGAGGAATGCGAGGAGCCTGAGGAAGACTCGTTCTTGATGGTGCGCCGGCCCAGCAGAAGGTCCCACTCCCTAGTGAAACACAGCACCCCCGCCCAGCCTGAGGAGTCCCGCTTCACTGTCGGCAGTGACCTGGCGGGGACCGAGACCGCCAGCAGTGACTTCTCCCAGGCCACCAGGTCTAGGAGGACCTCTCCAGGCCGTGTCCATCCCACACCACTGCCCTCTGTAGAGGAAGGGGGGGACTCCGGAAGGAGCCATTCCGTATCCTCGTCACACCTTCAGGTGGACGTGTCACGAGCGGCAGAGGATGCCCCGGAGGCTGAGGAAGCAGAGGATGCCGGGACGTTCCCAAGGCAACCATCTGAGGAAACCCCCACCCAGACCGTCAGCCCCTCTTTGATATATGACGCCTTGGAGGACACCGCAGATACCCCGATGGAT GTCTCTGGAAAGCACAGAAAGGCCCAACCTATACGGAGAAAGAGAATGAGATCTGTGGATCATCAACTTCCtccaaaaaagaagaaaagggctGAGAGAAGT GGGCTTGAAGTACCAGAATGGCTGATTACTTTGATGAAGGACATCGAAGACGCAACAAAACATGAACTGGTCATCGAGTAG